The following are from one region of the Pseudomonadota bacterium genome:
- a CDS encoding aldehyde dehydrogenase family protein — protein MNSATHAALMTVRNPRSGEIDYEFEPYTAEQLGQVADALRSAQMVWESGGVERRCQAMREWILALKKRQSAIVDALARDTGRRAISAGEFAGTLAAIERWCGLAPTLLTSSSRPSQAMPHVELGEQLVPYPLLGVISPWNFPLTLSLIDAIPALLAGCAVMIKPSEVTPRFVEPLNDALAEVPDLARVLAFTPGGAETGQALVERVSAVAFTGSVATGRKVGEAAARNFIPAFLELGGKDPAIVLEDADLERASTALLRGSVVATGQACQSIERIYVARSRFDEFVALLVAKAKAVELTAQDPAEGHLGPFIFAPQADKVAEQIRQAREAGAIVHCGGELVDRGGQWLAPTVLTHVDHDMAVMRDETFGPVLPVMAFDTVDEALALANDSIYGLSGCVFGGDEAACLAVAHRLNAGGVSINDASMTSMIFEAEKNAFGESGLGASRMGPSGLTRFLRKKALYLNRGDVMPIDAVRENA, from the coding sequence ATGAACAGCGCGACCCATGCGGCGTTGATGACGGTGCGCAACCCGCGTAGCGGCGAGATCGACTACGAGTTCGAGCCCTACACGGCGGAGCAGCTGGGGCAGGTCGCTGACGCGCTGCGCTCGGCGCAGATGGTGTGGGAGTCTGGTGGGGTGGAGCGCCGCTGCCAGGCGATGCGCGAATGGATCCTGGCGCTGAAGAAGCGCCAGTCGGCCATCGTTGACGCGCTGGCCCGGGATACCGGCCGCCGCGCGATCAGCGCCGGCGAGTTTGCCGGCACGCTCGCGGCCATCGAACGCTGGTGTGGGCTGGCACCTACGCTGCTCACCTCAAGCAGTCGGCCCAGCCAGGCGATGCCGCACGTGGAGCTTGGTGAACAGCTGGTGCCTTATCCGTTGCTCGGTGTGATCAGTCCCTGGAATTTCCCTTTGACGCTGTCGCTCATCGACGCCATTCCGGCCCTGCTGGCCGGCTGTGCAGTCATGATCAAGCCGAGCGAGGTGACGCCGCGTTTTGTCGAACCGCTCAACGATGCGCTCGCCGAAGTGCCCGACCTGGCGCGAGTTCTGGCGTTTACGCCCGGCGGCGCAGAGACCGGTCAGGCACTGGTCGAGCGGGTGAGCGCCGTTGCGTTTACCGGCAGTGTGGCCACGGGCCGCAAGGTGGGGGAAGCCGCGGCGCGAAACTTTATACCGGCGTTCCTGGAGCTGGGCGGCAAAGACCCAGCGATTGTGCTGGAAGATGCCGACCTTGAGCGCGCATCCACCGCGCTCCTGCGGGGCAGCGTGGTTGCCACCGGGCAGGCTTGCCAGTCGATCGAGCGGATCTACGTCGCCCGAAGCCGCTTTGATGAGTTTGTGGCGCTGCTGGTGGCCAAGGCAAAGGCCGTTGAGCTGACCGCTCAGGATCCCGCTGAGGGACACCTTGGGCCGTTCATCTTTGCACCGCAGGCAGACAAAGTGGCTGAGCAGATCCGTCAGGCCCGGGAGGCCGGCGCCATCGTCCACTGTGGGGGTGAGCTGGTCGATCGCGGAGGGCAGTGGTTGGCGCCTACGGTGTTGACCCATGTCGATCATGATATGGCGGTAATGCGCGATGAGACCTTTGGGCCAGTGCTGCCGGTGATGGCTTTCGATACGGTGGACGAGGCGCTGGCCTTGGCCAACGATTCAATCTACGGGCTGTCCGGCTGCGTCTTCGGCGGTGACGAGGCCGCGTGTCTGGCCGTGGCCCATCGCCTAAACGCCGGTGGGGTCAGCATCAACGATGCGAGCATGACAAGCATGATATTTGAGGCGGAGAAAAACGCGTTTGGTGAATCCGGCCTGGGCGCCTCCCGCATGGGCCC
- a CDS encoding DUF1838 family protein — protein MRTWKLLPLLGLLTAAGAMADDQLDPAKPADAVKIQRKIQCSLTDGEQVTFWWYGNAYSRRMGEKDRLLFKVEGMNTRACVSEKHPERGKGFRLVSREILLYKDPETGEVLNHWENPWTGEKVDVLHVENDPVNFQSYEIGRSGQPASWDGDMHNGGFWQRSTVPLWYPNTLAGDFQGEIGGTYHATEMFNFFGPVDKLLDPAVATAEVRVGWSRMSDWLPWMKMGGREGIIYMHTAGTKLGAWDELSDTMKAEIRNHYPKYETPPPLDDERRNVTSWSYYRDVKEGKRELPDRYK, from the coding sequence ATGAGAACTTGGAAACTGCTGCCTCTGCTAGGCCTGCTGACAGCGGCGGGCGCCATGGCTGACGATCAGCTCGACCCGGCCAAACCGGCGGATGCGGTCAAAATTCAGCGCAAGATTCAGTGCTCCCTAACCGACGGCGAGCAGGTCACCTTCTGGTGGTATGGCAATGCGTATTCGCGCCGCATGGGCGAAAAAGATCGCCTCCTGTTCAAAGTCGAAGGGATGAACACGCGGGCTTGCGTCAGCGAGAAGCATCCCGAGCGGGGCAAAGGGTTCCGCCTCGTATCCCGAGAAATCCTGCTCTACAAGGATCCCGAAACCGGGGAGGTTCTGAATCACTGGGAAAACCCCTGGACCGGCGAGAAGGTCGACGTGCTGCACGTAGAGAACGACCCGGTGAACTTCCAGTCTTACGAGATTGGCCGTAGCGGCCAACCGGCTAGCTGGGATGGCGATATGCACAACGGCGGCTTTTGGCAGCGGAGTACGGTGCCCCTGTGGTACCCCAACACCCTTGCCGGCGACTTCCAGGGAGAGATCGGCGGCACCTACCACGCGACCGAGATGTTTAATTTCTTCGGCCCGGTCGACAAGCTCCTCGATCCGGCGGTGGCAACCGCCGAGGTCCGGGTGGGCTGGTCGCGCATGTCAGACTGGCTGCCGTGGATGAAGATGGGCGGCCGCGAAGGCATTATCTATATGCACACCGCCGGCACGAAACTCGGAGCCTGGGACGAGCTGTCGGACACCATGAAAGCGGAAATCCGCAATCACTACCCCAAGTACGAAACCCCGCCGCCGCTCGACGACGAGCGTCGCAACGTGACCAGCTGGTCTTACTATCGTGACGTCAAAGAAGGCAAGCGCGAGCTGCCTGATCGCTATAAGTAG
- a CDS encoding glutathione S-transferase family protein has protein sequence MEIYGHFASAPANQVRLAVSALGIDATYHHVDLQAGEQKTPDYLAINPFGKVPALVDGEFKLAESNAICRYLGSKVGGAMYPADLNEQAKIDQWMEFAVNHIRTNMNKILFNRMFAPMMGLPVDEDSVNEGQGFLDQYLPMVEGQLADSAFIAGDQMTLADIALIAALEPFDKAQISLEAYPQITRWRSGIMAQSFYQQVHAHYGAEMEG, from the coding sequence ATGGAAATCTACGGACACTTTGCCTCTGCGCCCGCCAATCAGGTGCGACTGGCGGTCAGCGCGCTGGGCATTGACGCAACCTACCACCACGTTGACCTGCAGGCCGGCGAGCAGAAGACGCCGGACTACCTCGCCATCAATCCCTTCGGGAAAGTGCCCGCGCTGGTTGACGGCGAATTCAAGCTGGCCGAAAGCAACGCCATTTGCCGCTATCTGGGCAGCAAGGTGGGGGGAGCGATGTATCCCGCCGACCTGAACGAGCAGGCCAAGATCGACCAGTGGATGGAGTTTGCGGTCAACCACATCCGCACCAACATGAACAAGATCCTGTTTAACCGGATGTTCGCGCCGATGATGGGGCTACCGGTGGACGAGGACTCGGTCAACGAAGGGCAGGGTTTTCTCGATCAGTACCTACCGATGGTCGAGGGTCAGCTCGCTGACTCTGCGTTTATCGCGGGTGACCAGATGACGCTCGCCGATATCGCGCTGATCGCTGCGTTGGAGCCGTTCGACAAGGCCCAGATCAGTTTAGAGGCTTATCCTCAAATCACGCGCTGGCGCAGCGGCATCATGGCGCAGTCTTTTTATCAGCAGGTGCACGCCCACTATGGCGCCGAGATGGAAGGCTGA
- a CDS encoding OmpW family outer membrane protein has product MKRTLIALTAALALCGAATAHEAGTWIGRVGITNVDPKSNNNPIVDADAGAALNLNAVYFLNQNWAIDVLAAIPFNHDIVLKDGTRVGETDQLPPTVSLQYHFASSERFYPYVGLGVNFTTFFSEETAGPLEGSDLSLDNSFGLSAQIGADWKINERWFLNVDARWMDIDTEAKLDGASLGDVEIDPLVYGISFGYKF; this is encoded by the coding sequence ATGAAGAGAACACTGATTGCGCTGACTGCAGCCTTGGCACTTTGCGGTGCGGCGACCGCTCATGAGGCCGGCACGTGGATCGGCCGGGTTGGCATTACCAATGTCGATCCCAAGTCCAACAACAACCCGATTGTGGACGCGGATGCCGGCGCAGCGCTGAACCTCAACGCGGTTTATTTTCTGAACCAGAACTGGGCGATCGACGTGCTGGCCGCGATTCCGTTTAACCACGACATCGTGCTGAAAGACGGCACCCGGGTGGGCGAAACGGACCAGCTGCCGCCGACGGTGAGCCTCCAGTATCACTTTGCCAGTAGCGAGCGCTTCTATCCCTACGTGGGCTTGGGCGTTAACTTCACCACGTTCTTCAGTGAAGAAACGGCTGGACCGCTGGAAGGCTCAGACCTGTCGCTGGACAACTCTTTCGGCCTGTCAGCGCAGATCGGTGCCGACTGGAAGATCAATGAGCGCTGGTTCTTGAACGTCGACGCGCGGTGGATGGACATCGACACCGAGGCGAAGCTCGATGGCGCGAGCCTGGGTGACGTTGAGATCGATCCGCTGGTCTACGGCATCAGCTTCGGCTACAAGTTCTGA
- a CDS encoding cupin domain-containing protein yields the protein MNVNSDYSQRAVDLPQDALWQPSPAPGVERRMLDRIGDEVAVATSVVRYAPGSSFAAHTHDAGEEYLVLDGVFSDEHGDYPAGTYVRNPPGSSHSPFTRGGATIFVKLRQFDPGDDQQVTIDTRQSWFRPGVAPGLEVLPLHQFGHENVALVRWAPSTRFSRHVHPGGEEIFVLEGTFEDEHGVYPAGSWLRSPAYSEHTPFSNEGCLIYVKTGHLPLAA from the coding sequence ATGAACGTTAACTCAGACTATTCTCAGCGAGCGGTTGATCTGCCCCAAGACGCTTTGTGGCAGCCATCACCGGCCCCGGGCGTGGAGCGACGCATGCTGGATCGGATCGGTGACGAGGTGGCGGTAGCAACCAGCGTCGTCCGCTACGCGCCGGGCAGCAGCTTTGCCGCCCACACCCACGACGCGGGTGAAGAGTACCTGGTGCTCGACGGCGTTTTCTCCGATGAGCACGGCGACTATCCCGCTGGCACCTACGTGCGAAATCCGCCGGGCAGCAGCCATTCACCGTTTACGCGCGGTGGCGCAACCATTTTCGTCAAGCTGAGGCAGTTTGATCCGGGTGACGACCAGCAGGTCACGATCGACACCCGGCAGTCGTGGTTCAGGCCTGGCGTTGCGCCAGGCCTGGAGGTCCTCCCGCTACATCAGTTTGGCCACGAAAACGTGGCCCTGGTGCGCTGGGCGCCCAGCACCCGCTTCAGTCGACATGTGCACCCGGGCGGCGAAGAGATTTTTGTGCTGGAAGGGACTTTTGAGGACGAGCATGGCGTCTATCCGGCCGGGAGCTGGCTGCGGAGCCCCGCCTATAGCGAGCACACGCCGTTCTCCAACGAAGGCTGCCTGATCTACGTCAAAACCGGGCACCTGCCGCTGGCCGCATAG
- a CDS encoding tetratricopeptide repeat protein yields MKFAWVFSVATALLFLTPALEAQSIDELQRALDSDDIESVQAWADGLDGRAGKLNIDELYIRGQLLIRTDRAEAALEDLEAATELSPDRPEIWLSLAEAAGEVAGSAGMMKARGLAKTAKKALERVVKIDPENLDGRVGLIQFHLQAPWIAGGRTKEAYRQAEAIGRTNPSLGKRWKARIDLAEGKIESAETLYRTLLTEDPGESQAAVGLALLLQQQERWSEAVETLTPFTTGEQIDLMALYQLGRTGALSGQNLTEAEAAFRRYLELSADAADPPVPPSPTWWRLGMVLAQQSRTADARTAFEQALALDPDNQQAAEALKGLSAE; encoded by the coding sequence ATGAAGTTTGCCTGGGTTTTCTCGGTTGCCACCGCCTTGCTGTTTCTCACCCCCGCGCTTGAGGCGCAGTCGATCGATGAGCTGCAGCGCGCGTTGGATTCGGATGACATCGAATCCGTCCAGGCCTGGGCGGACGGTCTGGACGGCCGCGCCGGAAAGCTGAACATCGACGAACTCTATATCCGAGGCCAGCTGCTAATCCGGACCGATCGCGCCGAAGCGGCGCTGGAGGATCTGGAGGCGGCCACCGAGCTAAGCCCCGACCGCCCGGAGATTTGGCTTTCCCTGGCGGAAGCTGCGGGGGAGGTTGCCGGTAGCGCCGGCATGATGAAGGCGCGCGGCCTGGCCAAGACGGCAAAAAAAGCGCTGGAGCGCGTCGTAAAGATCGACCCGGAAAACCTTGACGGACGGGTGGGGCTGATTCAGTTTCATCTTCAGGCTCCCTGGATCGCCGGCGGTCGAACCAAAGAAGCGTATCGGCAGGCGGAAGCCATCGGGCGGACCAACCCGAGCCTGGGCAAGCGCTGGAAAGCCCGCATCGATCTGGCGGAGGGCAAGATCGAATCGGCAGAGACGCTTTATCGGACGCTGCTGACGGAGGACCCGGGTGAAAGCCAGGCTGCGGTGGGCCTGGCCCTGCTGCTGCAGCAGCAGGAACGGTGGTCCGAAGCGGTTGAGACGCTGACGCCGTTTACGACCGGTGAGCAGATCGATCTGATGGCGCTCTACCAGCTTGGCCGGACCGGCGCGCTTTCAGGGCAGAACCTGACGGAAGCCGAGGCTGCCTTCCGGCGCTACCTCGAGCTGTCGGCTGACGCAGCAGACCCACCCGTGCCGCCCTCTCCCACCTGGTGGCGCTTAGGGATGGTGCTGGCGCAGCAAAGCCGAACGGCGGATGCCCGCACGGCCTTTGAGCAGGCTTTGGCGCTCGATCCGGACAACCAACAGGCGGCTGAAGCCCTAAAGGGTTTGTCCGCCGAGTGA
- a CDS encoding NAD(P)H-binding protein: MSIAVSGASGRLGSRIIEALLASDDPEKQPLIALSRDTSTTSFAGVDVRQADYAQPDQLASALAGVEVLVLISAPVKAGVDRVQLHRNAIQAAQDAGVECVLYTSVIGNGDESGTWYAETQEVNRVAERDLMDSGLRWIICRNGLYLDLDLMHLRAAGPDGVYSNNAGTGRCGYIAISELAFAIARLALEAQKGRGTNRTLNLIGETVTQQELVALANQVFGMEVRYQPISEAANVDRLMAHPMIARRGLEVARMLTGCFQCMSRGAFDVEPQFHLAAGRPAKPLAQQMSELDPL, translated from the coding sequence ATGTCGATTGCCGTAAGCGGAGCCAGCGGGAGGCTGGGATCCCGAATCATCGAAGCCTTGCTGGCTTCCGACGATCCGGAAAAGCAGCCGCTGATCGCGCTGAGCAGAGACACAAGCACAACGAGCTTTGCAGGCGTGGACGTCCGTCAAGCCGACTACGCACAGCCTGATCAGCTGGCCTCGGCGCTGGCCGGCGTCGAGGTGCTGGTGTTGATCTCCGCACCGGTCAAAGCCGGTGTCGACCGGGTGCAGCTGCACCGCAACGCGATCCAAGCAGCGCAGGACGCCGGCGTTGAGTGTGTGCTGTACACCAGCGTGATCGGCAACGGCGATGAGTCGGGCACCTGGTATGCCGAAACCCAGGAGGTGAACCGCGTCGCCGAACGCGATCTCATGGACAGCGGACTGCGCTGGATCATCTGCCGCAATGGTTTGTACCTGGATCTGGACCTCATGCACCTGCGCGCAGCCGGCCCGGACGGCGTCTACAGCAACAATGCCGGAACCGGGCGCTGCGGCTACATCGCGATCAGCGAACTCGCTTTTGCCATCGCCAGGCTGGCGCTGGAGGCGCAAAAGGGTCGCGGCACCAATCGCACGCTCAACCTGATTGGCGAAACGGTCACCCAGCAGGAGCTTGTTGCCCTCGCCAACCAGGTGTTTGGAATGGAGGTCCGTTATCAACCGATCAGCGAAGCAGCGAACGTTGACCGCCTGATGGCACACCCGATGATCGCCCGGCGAGGCCTTGAGGTTGCCCGGATGCTGACCGGGTGCTTCCAATGCATGAGCCGTGGCGCCTTCGACGTAGAGCCGCAATTTCACCTCGCCGCCGGTCGTCCGGCCAAGCCGCTGGCGCAGCAGATGAGTGAGCTGGATCCGCTGTGA
- a CDS encoding TRAP transporter substrate-binding protein: MPHDHSVSRLALLVAVVVALFTGVLASLALRPPGQPVSQQATADPSSVDVIRWRAASSFTGAMPIIGTAPYRFADTMRAMTGGAIDITVYDPGTVVPALEITESVKDRKVEAGFQWVGYDQGRIPASTLIAAVPFGMEPTEFTAWWYIGGGRELGEELYEPHQVMPILCSITGPETAGWFREPIQDIDDLEGLKIRFAGLGGKVLQRAGASVTIIPGGEIFQALEKGAIDATEFALPVIDQMLGFSQVARYNYFPGWHQPFSTGHLQVNLEIWRGLSETSQAMIRTACQAMVAYSLAEAEALQGAVVRDFQSSGVTTSSLPLPILERLRELAREVLDEEAAADADFAKILTAQREFSATYRYWKTLGYLPRDF, encoded by the coding sequence ATGCCGCACGATCACTCTGTATCGAGACTCGCCCTGCTGGTCGCTGTTGTGGTGGCGCTGTTTACGGGCGTTTTGGCATCGCTGGCGCTTCGCCCGCCGGGTCAACCGGTTTCGCAGCAAGCTACGGCTGACCCAAGTTCGGTCGACGTCATCCGCTGGCGCGCAGCGTCGTCTTTCACTGGCGCCATGCCGATTATCGGCACAGCCCCCTACCGCTTCGCGGACACCATGCGCGCGATGACGGGCGGCGCCATCGACATCACCGTTTATGACCCGGGAACCGTGGTGCCCGCCCTGGAGATTACCGAAAGCGTCAAAGACCGAAAGGTTGAAGCCGGCTTCCAGTGGGTCGGCTACGACCAGGGACGCATACCGGCTTCAACGCTGATTGCCGCGGTGCCCTTCGGGATGGAGCCGACCGAGTTTACGGCCTGGTGGTACATCGGCGGCGGCCGGGAACTGGGTGAGGAGCTGTATGAGCCCCACCAGGTGATGCCGATTCTCTGCAGCATCACCGGGCCTGAGACCGCCGGCTGGTTTCGAGAACCCATTCAGGACATCGACGACCTCGAAGGGCTGAAGATCCGGTTTGCCGGCCTGGGCGGCAAGGTGCTGCAGCGTGCGGGCGCATCCGTCACTATCATTCCCGGCGGGGAGATCTTCCAGGCGCTGGAGAAAGGCGCCATCGACGCCACCGAGTTTGCGCTGCCCGTGATCGACCAGATGCTCGGCTTTTCTCAGGTCGCTCGCTACAACTACTTTCCGGGCTGGCACCAGCCGTTTTCAACCGGGCATCTGCAGGTCAACCTGGAGATCTGGCGGGGCTTGAGCGAGACCAGCCAGGCGATGATTCGTACCGCCTGCCAGGCCATGGTGGCCTACTCGCTGGCGGAAGCGGAAGCGCTCCAAGGCGCCGTCGTCAGAGACTTCCAGTCGTCGGGTGTCACCACCAGCTCGCTCCCGCTGCCCATCCTTGAAAGGCTGCGCGAACTGGCTCGCGAGGTGCTGGATGAGGAAGCCGCCGCTGACGCCGATTTTGCGAAAATCCTGACGGCTCAGCGCGAATTCTCGGCCACCTATCGCTATTGGAAAACCCTGGGCTATCTGCCCCGGGACTTCTGA
- a CDS encoding TRAP transporter small permease subunit yields MSSAIQPAETAPPATYPHTRLSRLSRRFFSRISQALSWIWLALIGVVMLNVVMRYLFGEGRIEFEEIQWHLFACGFMVGMAVCMDSDQHIRVDVLHDRVSHQTRAWIELYGLLLLFFPFVVAMIVFSLPFVQYSFASAEVSDAAGGLPYRWLIKSVLPLSMVLLTFAGLSRLSRVTAYLFGWPHRVD; encoded by the coding sequence ATGTCCAGCGCTATCCAACCCGCCGAAACCGCGCCGCCCGCCACCTACCCGCATACGCGGCTGTCGCGTCTCAGCCGACGATTTTTCAGCCGAATCAGCCAAGCCCTATCCTGGATCTGGCTCGCGCTGATCGGGGTGGTCATGCTTAATGTGGTCATGCGCTACCTGTTTGGCGAAGGGCGCATCGAGTTTGAGGAAATCCAGTGGCACCTGTTCGCCTGCGGCTTCATGGTGGGCATGGCGGTCTGCATGGACAGCGATCAACATATCCGGGTGGACGTCCTCCATGACCGGGTCAGCCATCAGACCCGGGCGTGGATCGAACTCTATGGATTGCTGCTGCTGTTCTTCCCTTTTGTGGTGGCCATGATCGTTTTTTCGCTGCCGTTCGTGCAGTACTCGTTTGCGAGCGCTGAGGTATCGGACGCGGCCGGCGGACTGCCCTACCGCTGGCTGATCAAAAGCGTGCTGCCCTTGAGCATGGTGCTGCTCACCTTTGCGGGCCTAAGCCGCCTGTCGCGGGTGACGGCCTATCTGTTCGGCTGGCCTCATCGTGTCGATTAA
- a CDS encoding TRAP transporter large permease subunit: MSINDLLSIAMFVSFIALILTGFPVAWVLGGLAIFFTAVAIVLEIDLGFALNVDWAYTSLAVNRSWEVMKNWVLVALPLFVYMGMMLEKSGIAGDLMTSLSRVFGRVRGGLAVTVTLIGVLLAATTGIIGASVVLLAMLGLPVMLKQGYRPELASGTVCAVGTLGVLIPPSIMLVLMADRLAMPVGDLFLGAMFPGLLLGALYVTYLLVIALLNPDAAPAPEHAEKLDWTALVNVLKAVLAPTALILAVLGSIFFGIATPTEAAGIGAFGATVLAVLRRKLSRPVLDEVLRQTTTTTAFVFAVFIGATAFSLVLRGLGGDELIKSALLELPFGPNGIVITILAFTFLLGFFLDWIEISLIILPLVAPVVQSLGFDLVWFTVMFAVCLQTSFLTPPVGFAIFYLKGVAPEGITAGTIYRGVIPFILLQLAAMALIYLYKPLVTWLPAQAY; the protein is encoded by the coding sequence GTGTCGATTAACGATCTACTTTCCATCGCGATGTTCGTCTCGTTCATCGCGCTCATCCTGACCGGTTTTCCCGTGGCCTGGGTGCTGGGCGGGCTCGCCATTTTTTTCACGGCGGTCGCCATTGTTCTTGAGATCGACCTCGGCTTTGCCCTCAACGTCGACTGGGCCTACACGTCGCTGGCCGTCAATCGCAGCTGGGAGGTCATGAAAAACTGGGTCCTGGTGGCCCTACCCCTCTTTGTCTACATGGGGATGATGCTGGAAAAATCGGGCATCGCCGGAGATCTGATGACCAGCCTGTCGCGGGTTTTCGGCCGCGTCCGCGGCGGCCTGGCCGTCACCGTCACCCTCATCGGCGTGCTGCTGGCGGCGACCACCGGCATTATCGGCGCCTCGGTGGTGCTGCTGGCGATGCTCGGCCTGCCGGTCATGCTGAAACAGGGTTATCGACCGGAGCTGGCAAGTGGCACCGTGTGCGCGGTCGGCACGCTGGGGGTGCTCATTCCGCCAAGCATCATGCTGGTACTGATGGCCGATCGGCTCGCGATGCCGGTGGGTGACCTGTTCTTGGGCGCCATGTTCCCTGGCCTGCTGCTGGGCGCGCTGTACGTCACCTATCTGCTGGTGATCGCTCTACTCAACCCGGACGCCGCGCCAGCTCCGGAACATGCCGAGAAACTGGACTGGACGGCGCTGGTCAACGTGCTCAAAGCGGTGCTCGCCCCGACAGCGCTGATCCTGGCGGTGCTGGGCAGCATCTTTTTTGGCATTGCCACCCCGACGGAGGCGGCGGGTATCGGCGCTTTTGGGGCGACGGTCCTGGCGGTCCTGCGGCGCAAGCTCAGTCGGCCGGTCCTGGACGAGGTGCTGCGACAAACCACCACCACCACGGCGTTTGTCTTTGCGGTGTTTATCGGAGCGACGGCTTTCTCCCTGGTACTGCGAGGCCTCGGTGGCGATGAGCTGATCAAGTCAGCACTGCTGGAGCTGCCCTTTGGACCCAACGGAATCGTGATCACCATTCTCGCGTTCACTTTCCTGCTTGGCTTTTTTCTCGACTGGATCGAGATCTCGCTGATCATCCTGCCGCTGGTGGCTCCGGTGGTCCAAAGCCTCGGGTTTGATCTGGTTTGGTTTACCGTCATGTTTGCGGTGTGCCTGCAGACTTCGTTCCTGACGCCACCGGTGGGATTTGCGATCTTTTATCTCAAGGGCGTTGCGCCTGAAGGCATCACCGCTGGGACCATCTATCGCGGCGTGATCCCCTTCATCTTGCTACAGCTGGCGGCGATGGCGCTGATCTATCTCTACAAGCCGCTGGTTACCTGGCTGCCGGCACAGGCCTACTGA
- a CDS encoding glycerophosphodiester phosphodiesterase family protein: MTMAACQSRDVVPSPVGSNPARAPAIQLGVRPAYLIDKLPRGALKRRLQACKDQPSRPSQLSIGHRGAPLLFPEHTEESYRAAARQGAGLVECDVTFTKDLELVCRHAQCDLHETTNILLTPLAATCREPFRPARLDPATGEVLEPASATCCTADLTTQQFLSLKGKMEGSNPAAQTVEDYIQGTPAFRTDLYATGGTLLTHRQSIALLSELNVKFVPELKAPEVAMPFAGSYSQADYARRLIDDFREAGIPAEDVWLQSFSLEDINLFREVDPAFARQAVWLDARPYTDPQFLPRVADFASLKAQGLNIIAPPLFALLSLDADGTIVPSLYAEAAREAGLELKTWTLE; encoded by the coding sequence ATGACTATGGCGGCCTGTCAGTCGCGAGACGTGGTGCCCTCGCCGGTGGGCAGCAACCCGGCGAGGGCTCCAGCGATTCAGCTCGGCGTAAGGCCCGCATACCTCATTGACAAGCTTCCTCGCGGCGCGCTCAAGCGTCGGCTGCAGGCCTGCAAGGATCAGCCCAGCAGGCCTAGCCAGCTCTCGATCGGACACCGCGGTGCGCCGCTGCTGTTTCCAGAGCACACCGAGGAGTCCTACCGGGCAGCGGCCCGGCAGGGGGCGGGGCTGGTGGAGTGCGACGTCACGTTCACGAAAGACTTAGAGCTGGTCTGTCGCCACGCCCAATGCGATCTGCACGAGACCACGAACATCCTGTTGACGCCGTTGGCCGCAACTTGCCGAGAGCCATTTCGTCCGGCTCGACTGGACCCCGCTACCGGTGAGGTGCTGGAGCCCGCCAGCGCGACCTGCTGCACAGCCGACCTCACCACCCAGCAGTTCCTGAGTCTCAAAGGGAAGATGGAGGGATCCAACCCGGCCGCACAAACGGTGGAGGATTATATTCAAGGTACGCCGGCGTTTCGGACGGACCTCTACGCTACTGGCGGCACGCTGCTCACCCACCGACAGAGCATCGCGCTCCTGAGTGAGCTAAACGTCAAGTTTGTGCCGGAGCTCAAGGCGCCGGAGGTGGCAATGCCTTTTGCGGGTAGCTACTCGCAGGCTGACTACGCGCGGCGCCTGATCGACGACTTTCGCGAGGCGGGCATCCCCGCGGAAGACGTCTGGCTTCAGTCGTTCAGTCTCGAGGACATCAACCTGTTTCGCGAAGTCGATCCGGCGTTTGCGCGACAGGCGGTCTGGCTGGACGCCAGACCCTACACCGACCCGCAGTTTCTGCCGCGGGTAGCGGACTTTGCATCGCTGAAGGCTCAGGGCCTGAACATCATCGCGCCGCCGCTGTTTGCGCTCCTGTCGCTTGACGCTGACGGCACCATCGTACCGTCACTTTACGCCGAGGCCGCGCGCGAAGCGGGCCTGGAGCTCAAAACTTGGACTCTGGAGTGA
- a CDS encoding DUF3429 domain-containing protein has product MSLPDQDRATRRSVPAAAALLGYAGLIPFLGLAAALAADVNVSLASPLFTTYSAVILSFLGGIRWGVYAGAAEPKDRDLWISIAVSLAAWAALALPAGTVVTALLGGHLATAFVDQLTPPAGQQPWLKSLRWRLSAGAIAGHLVVLFA; this is encoded by the coding sequence ATGAGCTTACCCGATCAAGACCGCGCAACACGGCGTTCGGTGCCCGCAGCAGCCGCGTTGCTCGGCTACGCCGGACTGATTCCCTTTCTGGGTCTCGCGGCAGCTTTGGCTGCCGACGTAAATGTGTCGCTTGCGTCGCCGCTTTTCACCACCTACTCGGCCGTTATTCTCTCTTTTCTCGGCGGAATTCGCTGGGGCGTCTATGCCGGCGCGGCGGAACCGAAAGACCGCGACCTTTGGATTTCGATTGCCGTGAGCCTGGCTGCGTGGGCAGCGCTCGCGCTTCCTGCCGGTACCGTCGTGACCGCGCTGCTGGGAGGTCATCTGGCGACTGCCTTCGTGGACCAGCTCACGCCCCCCGCCGGCCAGCAGCCGTGGCTTAAGTCGCTGCGCTGGCGACTCTCGGCCGGCGCGATCGCCGGCCACTTAGTGGTGCTTTTCGCCTAG